One Edaphobacter bradus DNA window includes the following coding sequences:
- a CDS encoding BrnT family toxin, with translation MPGETERFDFEGTLFEWNRAKAASNLHKHGVSFGEAATVFGDEDGLLIGDPDHSEDESRFLLVGRSRLRRLLVVVLVERSERVRIISARRATLRERKAYEEGCQD, from the coding sequence TTGCCAGGAGAGACAGAGCGGTTCGACTTTGAGGGAACGCTGTTCGAATGGAATCGCGCGAAGGCAGCGTCTAATCTGCATAAGCACGGCGTGAGTTTTGGTGAGGCGGCGACCGTATTCGGAGATGAGGATGGCCTTTTGATCGGCGATCCGGATCATTCGGAAGATGAATCAAGATTCCTGCTTGTTGGACGGTCACGGCTTAGGCGATTATTGGTAGTAGTCTTAGTGGAACGAAGCGAGCGGGTACGAATCATCAGCGCGCGTCGAGCGACCCTTAGGGAAAGGAAGGCATATGAAGAAGGCTGTCAAGATTGA
- a CDS encoding ArnT family glycosyltransferase, which translates to MLQRHNFVTPYINGVRFFDKPPLMYWMAAGSMSIFGPYDWAARLPLALSVLALLLAVYALGIRLFRYVSPASSPDRGGFYAALAMATGIGPYLYTRFYIPDILLALWMTLGVHLFLIALERVQSEEPRSRMPQVSHLRPGFRRIFGSSLFPCLAFAAVMALNVLTKGLIGLVFPVGFAVFYLLITRQLRLLPRLHLISSAAVFLAIAAPWHILAALRTPPIPLPVGLGLPAHGGWAWFYLYNEHIARFLGRRIPHDYGQVPIPLFWLLSAIWVMPWAAFLPGAIRNAVRTLRNRSRLAYDDPAASQWVGENEASLSLLLWAALVLGFFTASSRQEYYNLPALPALALLAAGLLARADAAVEASRNISAANYLSLCNSPIESDTTACRSALAWSLYLLAPITTLIALVCGYFAIAAPRSAPGTDIASLIAANPEFYNLSLGHLFDLTGAAMGLFRGPLAAVAIGMMAMGLGSYLFRRRGLTLAANLTLAAAMVVTLLAAHEGLARFYPILGSKGLALTIDGVQQARPRPDDLILLDGELTSGSTLVFYTRQQVHLINGDVNGLWYGSFWPDAPHIFETEASLRQLWSGPRRIFLFTNNPTARTRDLAPYGATHRLASAGGKTLLSNQ; encoded by the coding sequence ATGCTCCAGCGCCACAACTTCGTCACTCCCTATATCAACGGCGTGCGCTTCTTCGACAAGCCCCCGCTCATGTACTGGATGGCCGCCGGCTCCATGAGCATCTTTGGTCCTTACGACTGGGCCGCCCGTCTTCCCCTTGCGCTCTCTGTCCTCGCTCTGCTGCTCGCCGTCTACGCACTCGGCATCCGCCTCTTCCGCTACGTCTCGCCCGCCTCCAGTCCCGACCGCGGCGGCTTCTACGCCGCCCTCGCCATGGCCACCGGCATCGGCCCCTACCTCTACACGCGCTTTTATATCCCGGACATCCTGCTCGCCCTCTGGATGACCCTCGGCGTCCACCTCTTCCTCATCGCCCTCGAAAGAGTCCAGTCTGAGGAGCCGCGCAGCCGGATGCCCCAGGTCTCGCATCTGAGACCTGGGTTTCGCAGGATATTCGGGTCTTCCCTCTTCCCCTGCCTCGCCTTCGCCGCCGTCATGGCCCTCAATGTCCTCACCAAGGGACTCATCGGCCTCGTCTTCCCCGTCGGCTTCGCCGTCTTCTACCTGCTCATTACGCGGCAACTGCGTCTGCTTCCACGCCTGCATCTCATTTCGAGCGCCGCGGTCTTCCTCGCCATTGCGGCTCCGTGGCACATCCTCGCGGCCCTGCGGACCCCGCCCATTCCCCTGCCCGTTGGCCTCGGCCTGCCTGCGCACGGAGGCTGGGCCTGGTTCTATCTCTACAACGAGCACATCGCCCGCTTCCTCGGCCGACGCATCCCGCACGACTACGGCCAGGTCCCCATCCCTCTCTTCTGGCTGCTCTCCGCCATATGGGTCATGCCGTGGGCGGCCTTCCTTCCCGGAGCAATCCGCAACGCCGTCCGCACTCTGCGCAACCGCTCCCGTCTCGCCTACGACGACCCCGCCGCATCGCAGTGGGTCGGCGAAAACGAAGCCTCGCTCTCTCTCCTGCTTTGGGCTGCCCTCGTCCTCGGCTTCTTCACCGCCTCCAGCCGCCAGGAGTACTACAACCTCCCCGCGCTTCCTGCTCTTGCGCTCCTCGCCGCCGGCCTCCTCGCCCGCGCCGACGCCGCCGTCGAAGCCTCGCGGAACATCTCCGCCGCGAACTACCTCTCACTCTGCAACTCACCCATCGAAAGCGACACCACCGCCTGCAGAAGCGCCCTCGCGTGGTCACTCTACCTCCTCGCCCCCATTACCACGCTCATCGCCCTCGTTTGTGGCTACTTCGCCATCGCTGCTCCCCGCTCCGCACCGGGCACTGACATCGCCTCGCTCATTGCAGCGAACCCAGAGTTCTACAATCTCTCCCTCGGCCACCTCTTCGACCTCACCGGAGCCGCCATGGGACTCTTCCGCGGACCGCTCGCCGCCGTCGCCATCGGCATGATGGCCATGGGCCTCGGAAGCTACCTCTTCCGCCGCCGCGGCCTCACGCTCGCGGCCAACCTCACCCTCGCCGCGGCCATGGTCGTCACGCTGCTCGCCGCCCATGAGGGCCTCGCGCGCTTCTATCCCATCCTCGGCTCAAAGGGGCTGGCGTTGACCATCGACGGCGTCCAGCAGGCTCGCCCGCGCCCCGACGACCTCATCCTCCTCGACGGCGAGCTCACCTCTGGCTCCACTCTCGTCTTCTACACTCGTCAGCAGGTTCACCTCATCAACGGAGATGTCAACGGCCTCTGGTACGGCTCATTCTGGCCGGACGCCCCACACATCTTCGAGACCGAAGCCAGCCTCCGCCAGCTCTGGTCAGGCCCACGCCGCATCTTCCTCTTCACCAACAACCCCACCGCCCGCACCCGCGACCTCGCCCCCTACGGCGCGACCCACAGGCTCGCGTCTGCAGGCGGCAAGACCCTGCTCTCAAATCAGTAA
- a CDS encoding DUF4145 domain-containing protein, which yields MKAEIVGMKFRAASFTCPFCLVNSQQGWHQAIDTSRGSPGQPVEGLLTGKCLNCQERTVWYRDTLVFPKAESTAPLSTDHMPDDVKVVFEEARNVLSISPRSACALLRLCIQKICIHKGQSGENLNKDIGNLVIDGLSPQTQKALDVVRVIGNNSVHPKDIIEGDTDEIARYMFEVVNSIVDDLFGREERLRKAYAGLPQSVLEAIERRDRTANIKDTVNAGGE from the coding sequence TTGAAGGCAGAAATTGTAGGTATGAAGTTTCGCGCAGCTTCATTTACTTGTCCGTTCTGTCTTGTCAATTCACAGCAGGGTTGGCATCAGGCGATTGATACATCTCGCGGTTCACCGGGGCAGCCGGTAGAGGGACTTCTTACCGGAAAATGTCTTAACTGTCAGGAACGAACTGTTTGGTATCGCGACACGTTGGTCTTCCCAAAAGCGGAATCGACAGCTCCCCTTTCTACCGATCACATGCCTGATGACGTAAAGGTAGTTTTTGAGGAGGCTCGAAATGTTCTTTCTATTTCTCCTAGATCTGCATGCGCGTTACTCCGGCTCTGCATTCAGAAGATATGTATTCATAAAGGTCAGTCTGGCGAAAACCTGAACAAAGACATAGGGAATTTAGTGATTGATGGGCTATCTCCACAAACTCAAAAGGCTCTAGATGTAGTTCGCGTAATCGGAAATAATTCTGTTCATCCAAAAGACATCATTGAGGGGGATACGGACGAGATTGCGCGATATATGTTCGAGGTCGTGAATTCGATCGTGGATGATTTATTTGGCAGAGAAGAGCGCCTTCGTAAGGCATACGCCGGACTACCTCAATCTGTACTAGAAGCAATCGAAAGGCGAGATCGAACGGCAAATATAAAGGACACTGTGAATGCCGGAGGGGAATGA
- a CDS encoding MerR family transcriptional regulator, whose protein sequence is MATKRKNKGAYMISAVAEMYQIHPQTLRLYEREGLLRPSRSEGNTRLYTDEDLERLEFILNLARDLGVNIAGIAIVLQMRERMEEMNRQMQEFVDYVRTEMLSRMQHQQPPTAGLVPLRRPVVMPKKK, encoded by the coding sequence ATGGCTACGAAGCGGAAGAACAAGGGCGCATATATGATCTCCGCGGTTGCCGAGATGTACCAGATTCATCCGCAGACGCTACGGCTGTATGAGCGCGAGGGGTTGCTGCGGCCTTCGCGCAGCGAGGGGAATACGCGGCTCTATACCGATGAGGACCTGGAGCGGCTGGAGTTCATCCTGAACCTGGCGCGCGATCTGGGGGTGAATATCGCGGGGATCGCGATTGTGCTGCAGATGCGCGAGCGCATGGAGGAGATGAACCGGCAGATGCAGGAGTTCGTCGACTACGTTCGGACGGAGATGCTGTCGCGGATGCAGCACCAGCAGCCTCCAACGGCAGGGCTGGTTCCGCTGCGGCGACCGGTGGTGATGCCGAAGAAGAAGTAG
- the dnaK gene encoding molecular chaperone DnaK, with product MAKIIGIDLGTTNSCVAVMEGGEPKVIPNDEGGRTTPSIVAFTKSGERLVGQVAKRQAITNPENTIYSIKRFMGRRFNEVNDEMKMVPYKVVQQGDHVAVSAQGKDYTPPEVSAMILQKLKKAAEDYLGTTVTEAVITVPAYFNDAQRQATKDAGRIAGLDVKRIVNEPTAAALAYGLDKKKDETIAVYDFGGGTFDISILEVGEGVIEVKSTNGDTHLGGDNLDQRIVDWLISEFKSESGLDLTSKGNEMALQRLKDAAERAKIELSTAQETEINLPFITADASGPKHLVRKLTRAKLESLVDDLLQKSVGPCKQALKDAGVDASKIDEVVLVGGQTRMPKIQQLVKELFGKEPHKGVNPDEVVAIGAAVQAGVLAGDVKDLLLLDVTPLTLSIETMGGVATGMIQRNTTIPTKKTETFSTAADSQTEVEVHVLQGERPMAAQNRTLGKFKLSGIPPAPRGIPQIEVTFDIDANGILNVTAKDNATGKDQKITITSSSGLSKEEVERMAKEAEAHAGEDKAKREEVEARNQLDSMVYNVEKMLKDSGEKVAASDKTDVESALEEAKKTLAGTPSASELNAAKDRLTTASHKLAEAMYKATSAAGTDGAASAGAAAGAHEEAKKDEGVIDAEYVDVDEKK from the coding sequence ATGGCAAAGATTATTGGTATTGACTTAGGAACCACGAACTCGTGCGTGGCCGTGATGGAAGGCGGCGAGCCGAAGGTGATTCCGAATGACGAGGGCGGGCGCACGACGCCGTCAATCGTTGCGTTTACGAAGAGCGGGGAGCGTCTGGTGGGCCAGGTGGCCAAGCGGCAGGCGATCACGAACCCGGAGAACACGATCTACTCGATCAAGCGTTTTATGGGCCGCCGCTTCAATGAAGTGAACGACGAGATGAAGATGGTGCCGTACAAGGTGGTCCAGCAGGGCGACCATGTGGCGGTGAGCGCGCAGGGCAAGGATTACACCCCGCCTGAGGTCTCGGCGATGATCCTGCAGAAGCTGAAGAAGGCGGCTGAGGATTATCTGGGGACGACGGTGACGGAGGCCGTGATTACGGTTCCGGCGTACTTCAACGACGCGCAGCGCCAGGCTACGAAGGATGCAGGAAGGATCGCCGGGCTCGACGTCAAGCGCATTGTGAATGAGCCGACGGCAGCGGCTCTGGCTTATGGCCTCGACAAGAAGAAGGACGAGACGATCGCCGTGTATGACTTCGGCGGCGGTACGTTCGATATCTCGATCCTTGAGGTTGGCGAGGGCGTGATTGAGGTGAAGTCGACCAATGGCGATACGCACCTTGGCGGCGACAACCTTGACCAGAGGATTGTTGACTGGCTGATCTCCGAGTTCAAGAGCGAGTCGGGTCTTGACCTGACCTCGAAGGGCAATGAGATGGCGCTGCAGCGGCTGAAGGATGCCGCGGAGCGCGCGAAGATTGAGCTTTCGACGGCGCAGGAGACAGAAATCAATCTGCCGTTCATTACTGCGGACGCTAGCGGGCCGAAGCACCTGGTTCGCAAGCTGACGCGGGCGAAGCTGGAGAGCCTGGTCGATGATCTGCTGCAGAAGTCGGTTGGGCCGTGCAAGCAGGCGTTGAAGGATGCGGGCGTGGACGCGAGCAAGATCGATGAGGTCGTGCTGGTCGGCGGGCAGACTCGTATGCCGAAGATCCAGCAACTGGTGAAGGAGCTGTTTGGCAAGGAGCCGCATAAGGGTGTGAATCCGGATGAGGTCGTCGCGATTGGCGCGGCGGTGCAGGCCGGCGTGCTGGCTGGCGATGTGAAGGACCTGCTGCTGCTGGATGTGACTCCGCTGACACTGTCGATTGAGACGATGGGCGGCGTGGCGACTGGGATGATCCAGCGGAACACGACGATTCCGACGAAGAAGACGGAGACGTTTTCGACGGCGGCGGACTCGCAGACCGAGGTCGAGGTGCATGTGCTGCAGGGCGAGCGTCCGATGGCGGCGCAGAACCGGACTCTGGGCAAGTTCAAGCTCTCGGGGATTCCGCCAGCTCCGCGTGGCATACCGCAGATCGAGGTGACCTTCGATATCGACGCGAACGGCATCCTGAACGTCACGGCGAAGGACAACGCGACGGGCAAGGACCAGAAGATCACAATCACGAGCTCTTCGGGCCTGAGCAAGGAAGAGGTTGAGCGCATGGCGAAGGAGGCTGAGGCTCACGCTGGCGAGGACAAGGCGAAGCGCGAGGAGGTTGAGGCTCGCAATCAGCTCGACTCGATGGTCTACAACGTCGAGAAGATGCTGAAGGACTCGGGCGAGAAGGTTGCGGCTTCGGACAAGACCGACGTTGAGAGCGCGCTGGAAGAGGCGAAGAAGACGCTGGCCGGAACTCCGAGCGCAAGTGAGCTGAATGCGGCGAAGGATCGTCTAACGACTGCGAGCCACAAGCTGGCTGAGGCGATGTACAAGGCGACCTCGGCGGCTGGCACCGACGGCGCGGCCTCGGCTGGCGCTGCTGCCGGAGCGCACGAAGAGGCGAAGAAGGACGAAGGCGTAATCGACGCCGAGTACGTGGATGTAGACGAGAAGAAGTAA
- a CDS encoding glycosyltransferase, with protein MSLFLRILFWVAAVGSVTSTIYLLMVVIAAVRFWLRRRRDDRVGEFLPPLSVLKPLHGKEPGLEKNLESFFTQDYPEFELLFCARHETDEGLRLAQAVGARHPQVQARYLTCGEPQYPNAKMYSLGVMAEAARNEHMVTSDADSRVERDLLRRVVQSLADPKLALASCLYLGTADVPNLATQLDAVGKSVEMGSGVLVADMVEGGTKFALGVVVVQRRKAFYDAGGYEDLGQYQAEDYVMGKRLAEQGQGVIMAPQVIRLVVPETSFAASFRNQLRWMQSTRRSRPAGHLGTGLTFSVPFGLLGLAWGVLTGRPELGALWLLGSCVNRWVQAGVMLKALGEPRWVWQALIYPLRDLLGWVIWFVSYLPAKVHYHGGQYLITPDGRYKQVP; from the coding sequence ATGAGTTTGTTCCTTCGGATACTCTTCTGGGTTGCGGCGGTCGGTTCCGTCACTTCGACGATCTACCTGCTGATGGTGGTGATCGCGGCGGTACGGTTCTGGCTGCGCCGGCGGCGTGATGATCGCGTGGGGGAGTTTCTGCCTCCGCTGAGCGTGCTAAAGCCGCTTCATGGGAAGGAGCCGGGGCTCGAGAAGAATCTTGAGTCGTTCTTCACGCAGGACTATCCGGAGTTTGAGCTGCTGTTCTGCGCGCGGCATGAGACGGACGAGGGATTGCGGCTGGCGCAGGCCGTGGGCGCGCGTCATCCGCAGGTGCAGGCTCGGTATCTGACGTGTGGAGAGCCGCAGTATCCGAACGCGAAGATGTATTCGCTGGGTGTGATGGCGGAGGCGGCTCGCAACGAGCACATGGTGACGAGTGACGCGGATTCCCGAGTAGAGCGGGATCTTCTGCGGAGGGTAGTGCAGTCGCTGGCGGATCCGAAGCTGGCGCTGGCGTCGTGTCTGTACCTGGGGACGGCGGACGTGCCTAATCTGGCGACGCAACTGGACGCGGTGGGCAAGAGCGTCGAGATGGGCTCGGGCGTGCTGGTGGCGGACATGGTGGAGGGCGGCACGAAGTTCGCGCTGGGAGTGGTGGTAGTGCAGCGGAGAAAGGCCTTCTACGATGCCGGTGGATATGAGGACCTGGGGCAGTATCAGGCGGAAGATTATGTGATGGGCAAGCGGCTGGCGGAGCAGGGGCAGGGAGTGATCATGGCTCCGCAGGTGATTCGGCTGGTGGTGCCGGAGACGTCGTTTGCGGCGTCGTTTCGCAATCAGTTGCGGTGGATGCAGAGCACGCGCAGATCGCGTCCTGCGGGACATCTGGGGACGGGGCTGACGTTCAGCGTTCCGTTCGGGCTTTTGGGGCTTGCGTGGGGAGTTCTCACGGGACGGCCTGAGCTGGGTGCGCTATGGCTGCTGGGAAGCTGCGTGAACCGGTGGGTGCAGGCTGGCGTGATGCTGAAGGCCCTGGGAGAGCCGAGGTGGGTTTGGCAGGCGCTGATCTATCCTCTGCGGGATTTGCTGGGCTGGGTGATCTGGTTTGTGAGCTATTTGCCTGCGAAGGTGCACTATCACGGCGGACAGTATCTGATCACGCCGGACGGGCGGTATAAGCAGGTTCCTTAA
- a CDS encoding Fpg/Nei family DNA glycosylase — translation MPEGNEIHRWAERHAAAFAGKVVRADGPQGRFADVDVIDGRRLERVMAVGKHLGYDFGKDRILHVHLGLQGDFTEGSGSLPAVKGALRLRMWNAAAIKKPAVPGVSKRHAWYSEDDGTGHIEPNKVAWVELRGPMDCSIYTQKKWDELVERLGPDPLNGDGPDRMIAKVAKSRKPIGELLMDQSVAAGVGNILRAELLFRARLSPFVAGKDVPEKTLRAMWKDLAPLIRAGMADRRIVTTKPKDRPHKTGAVLKEEAHYVYRRNGRPCFVSGTTVMKKEMAGRNLFWCPTCQAE, via the coding sequence ATGCCGGAGGGGAATGAGATTCATCGCTGGGCCGAGCGTCATGCGGCGGCGTTTGCTGGCAAGGTGGTTCGGGCAGATGGGCCACAGGGACGCTTTGCCGATGTGGATGTGATTGATGGCCGCAGGCTTGAGCGCGTGATGGCTGTTGGCAAGCACCTGGGGTATGACTTCGGGAAGGATCGGATTCTGCATGTGCATCTTGGATTGCAGGGCGACTTCACGGAGGGCTCCGGGTCGCTGCCTGCGGTGAAAGGCGCGCTGCGGCTGCGTATGTGGAATGCGGCGGCGATCAAAAAGCCGGCGGTGCCGGGTGTGAGCAAGCGGCATGCGTGGTACTCGGAGGATGACGGGACAGGGCATATCGAGCCGAACAAGGTTGCGTGGGTTGAGCTGCGCGGGCCGATGGACTGCTCGATCTACACGCAGAAGAAGTGGGATGAGTTGGTAGAGCGGCTGGGGCCCGATCCTCTGAACGGCGACGGGCCGGACAGGATGATCGCAAAGGTTGCGAAGAGCAGGAAGCCGATCGGCGAGCTGCTGATGGACCAGTCGGTGGCCGCGGGAGTGGGGAACATCCTGCGCGCGGAGCTGCTGTTTCGTGCGCGGCTGAGCCCGTTTGTTGCGGGGAAGGATGTTCCGGAGAAGACGCTGCGGGCGATGTGGAAGGATCTGGCTCCGCTGATAAGGGCGGGGATGGCTGATCGGAGGATTGTGACGACGAAGCCGAAGGACAGGCCGCATAAGACGGGAGCCGTGCTGAAGGAAGAGGCTCATTATGTGTATCGGCGGAATGGGCGGCCCTGTTTTGTGTCGGGGACCACGGTGATGAAGAAGGAGATGGCAGGGAGGAATCTGTTCTGGTGCCCGACGTGCCAGGCGGAGTGA
- a CDS encoding LolA-like protein — MRHLAGGLVLAGAVCFVGLRGARAEEPVAPTADEIVTRMMAKNAERQAELESYTSERRYRVEYKGTGGEHHAEIVVRAEYLGSGQMGAGQKRLTVVEESGSKMICERVLRKMVESEQEASEKANRMQMMLSPENYNIELVGQEPVDGVRAWVLQVSPKVASTFTYRGRVWVSEDDYAVMRVQGEPAKSPSWWISWASFDWRYERHGEFWLPEKSVAASHVRIGGDARLMIEYGTYQVIAKGEKRATTTTAQLIGAGFNQ, encoded by the coding sequence ATGCGGCATCTGGCGGGCGGGCTGGTGTTGGCGGGTGCGGTGTGTTTTGTTGGCTTGCGGGGTGCGCGGGCTGAGGAACCGGTCGCTCCTACGGCCGACGAGATCGTTACGCGGATGATGGCGAAGAACGCGGAGCGGCAGGCGGAGTTGGAGAGCTATACGTCGGAACGGAGGTATCGGGTGGAGTACAAGGGGACGGGCGGGGAGCATCATGCCGAGATTGTGGTGCGGGCGGAGTATCTGGGTTCGGGTCAAATGGGGGCGGGGCAGAAGCGGCTGACGGTCGTTGAGGAGTCCGGGTCGAAGATGATCTGCGAGCGGGTGCTGCGCAAGATGGTGGAGAGCGAGCAGGAGGCTTCGGAGAAGGCGAACCGGATGCAGATGATGCTGTCTCCCGAGAATTACAACATCGAGCTGGTGGGGCAGGAGCCGGTGGATGGTGTGCGGGCGTGGGTGCTACAAGTTTCGCCGAAGGTGGCGAGCACGTTTACCTATCGCGGGCGGGTGTGGGTGAGCGAGGACGACTACGCGGTGATGCGGGTGCAGGGCGAACCGGCGAAGAGTCCGTCGTGGTGGATCAGCTGGGCGAGCTTTGACTGGAGATACGAGCGGCATGGCGAATTCTGGCTGCCGGAGAAGAGCGTGGCGGCGAGCCATGTGCGGATCGGCGGAGACGCGAGGCTGATGATCGAGTACGGGACGTATCAGGTCATTGCGAAGGGTGAGAAGCGGGCAACGACGACTACGGCTCAGCTTATTGGTGCGGGGTTCAATCAATAG
- a CDS encoding J domain-containing protein, giving the protein MATQTKDYYGTLGVKKTATAEEIRKAFRKAARKYHPDVNPGDKKAEEKFKEISEANDVLSDEKKRKIYDQFGFYSDNIDPAAAEAAARGGYSGGGFPGAGAGGRGGAQEVPFDFGGFDFSDFTTGGGHQQQGGGFGGSFRDIFSGMFTGGGHKARGPEPGTDLEYQISVDFWTAVRGGVTKLEITRQEVCPTCKGKSTTGGSAECPECHGTGQVTQMGGRMKFNIQCPRCGGSGKVHHACSTCHGEGVVTKKEQLEFRIKPGTRDGQRIRLAGKGNAGLNGGQPGDLYLIIKAGTHPVFTRVGDDIHVTVPVAIAEAALGAKIEVPTIDGRTQLKIPPGTQSGQKLRMREKGVPSAAREGVRGDEIVEVKLVVPKVQDERSKEILRELARLNPEDPREELFAKA; this is encoded by the coding sequence ATGGCGACACAGACTAAGGATTACTACGGGACTCTCGGGGTCAAGAAGACGGCGACGGCGGAGGAGATTCGCAAGGCGTTTCGGAAGGCCGCGCGCAAGTATCACCCGGATGTGAATCCGGGCGACAAGAAGGCCGAGGAGAAGTTCAAGGAGATCTCCGAGGCGAACGATGTGCTGAGCGACGAGAAGAAGCGGAAGATCTATGACCAGTTCGGCTTCTACTCGGACAACATCGACCCGGCGGCTGCGGAGGCAGCGGCCCGAGGAGGGTATTCGGGTGGTGGATTTCCAGGCGCGGGCGCGGGTGGACGCGGTGGCGCTCAGGAGGTTCCGTTCGACTTTGGTGGGTTTGACTTCTCAGACTTCACGACGGGCGGGGGACATCAGCAGCAGGGCGGCGGCTTTGGCGGGAGCTTTCGCGACATCTTCAGCGGAATGTTTACGGGCGGCGGCCATAAGGCGCGCGGACCGGAGCCGGGGACCGACCTCGAGTACCAGATCAGTGTGGACTTCTGGACGGCGGTGCGCGGCGGTGTGACGAAGCTTGAGATTACGCGGCAGGAGGTCTGCCCGACTTGCAAAGGCAAGTCAACGACGGGCGGGAGCGCGGAGTGTCCGGAGTGCCATGGCACGGGCCAGGTGACGCAGATGGGCGGGAGGATGAAGTTCAACATCCAGTGCCCGCGGTGCGGCGGCTCGGGCAAGGTGCATCATGCGTGTTCGACGTGCCACGGCGAGGGTGTGGTGACGAAGAAGGAGCAGCTCGAGTTTCGTATCAAGCCGGGGACGAGAGACGGCCAGCGGATTCGGTTGGCAGGCAAGGGCAATGCCGGATTGAACGGCGGGCAGCCGGGCGATCTGTACCTGATCATCAAGGCGGGGACGCATCCGGTGTTTACACGGGTGGGCGACGATATTCATGTAACCGTTCCGGTTGCAATTGCAGAGGCGGCGCTTGGAGCGAAGATCGAAGTCCCGACGATTGATGGACGGACGCAGTTGAAGATTCCGCCGGGGACACAGAGCGGGCAGAAGCTCAGGATGCGTGAGAAAGGTGTGCCGAGCGCTGCGCGTGAGGGCGTCCGTGGGGACGAGATCGTCGAGGTGAAGCTTGTCGTGCCGAAGGTGCAGGATGAGCGGTCGAAAGAGATTCTGCGCGAGCTGGCGAGGCTGAATCCGGAGGATCCGCGAGAGGAGCTGTTCGCTAAGGCTTAA